Proteins from a genomic interval of Rubinisphaera italica:
- a CDS encoding DUF2817 domain-containing protein: protein MNPTYFQTYRIARERFLEATEQAHGKVNSLIHPQKGPEQEELSLDVAQTGDPQAKRVIVISSGLHGAEAQLGSAVQLAILEYLKSNELPTDVRIVLLHALNPWGFAYVRRVDEQNVDGNRNFLIQGESYQTDENELYGQLDQFLNPADQSQLQRSFLLQAGQLLLKHPYQKVFKAIASGQNRFPHGLFYGGDAPNWTTRQFTEYFPAWIAGATHCCHLDFHTGLGKYGRGELLIDTPLDEQTQRWLKEAYSGESLHSFHKQNEPPYQARGSISRWVHSNSTASHTISACAEFGTYSSLKMLKTLRQENYYAQFGAPDSKAFQSARKKLQEAFCPSSNRWRQNVLERGVSLIRSAIENVHRW from the coding sequence ATGAATCCGACTTATTTTCAGACATACCGGATTGCACGTGAGAGATTTCTTGAAGCGACTGAGCAGGCGCATGGTAAGGTGAATTCATTGATTCATCCTCAGAAAGGACCTGAGCAGGAAGAATTGTCGCTCGATGTTGCACAGACAGGAGATCCGCAGGCAAAACGTGTTATCGTTATTTCGAGTGGATTGCATGGTGCGGAAGCACAATTAGGCTCGGCTGTCCAACTGGCGATTCTCGAATATCTGAAATCGAATGAGTTACCGACTGATGTGCGCATCGTCCTGCTCCACGCATTGAATCCCTGGGGGTTTGCTTATGTTCGACGCGTGGATGAGCAGAATGTCGATGGTAATCGTAATTTTTTGATTCAGGGGGAAAGTTATCAAACAGATGAAAATGAGTTGTATGGGCAACTCGATCAATTTCTGAATCCTGCTGATCAATCGCAATTGCAACGTTCTTTCCTACTCCAGGCGGGTCAGTTATTGCTGAAGCATCCTTATCAGAAAGTTTTCAAGGCGATCGCCTCGGGGCAGAATCGTTTTCCTCACGGGTTATTCTATGGGGGCGATGCTCCCAATTGGACGACCAGGCAATTCACAGAGTATTTCCCTGCCTGGATTGCAGGTGCGACCCACTGTTGTCATCTCGATTTTCATACCGGATTAGGGAAGTACGGTCGGGGAGAATTGCTGATTGATACCCCGCTTGATGAGCAGACTCAACGCTGGTTGAAAGAGGCATATTCGGGTGAAAGCCTGCATTCTTTTCACAAGCAAAACGAACCACCTTATCAGGCACGTGGGAGCATTTCTCGCTGGGTGCACAGCAATTCGACAGCTTCCCATACAATTTCCGCATGTGCTGAGTTCGGCACCTATTCTTCTTTGAAGATGCTGAAGACGTTGCGCCAGGAGAATTACTATGCCCAATTTGGTGCCCCTGATTCGAAGGCCTTTCAATCGGCTCGAAAAAAACTTCAGGAAGCCTTTTGTCCGAGTTCAAACCGATGGAGACAAAACGTGCTGGAGCGGGGAGTAAGTTTGATACGGTCAGCGATTGAAAATGTGCATCGCTGGTAG
- a CDS encoding HEAT repeat domain-containing protein, producing the protein MIKIIHAISALSLLLALCSTTQAGWPNWKFWQKSSKDCVDVCIDDNCSPTCCDIPCCDEIGCCDELKPISFSGRLFNRPVHWLSRVCGNECCEVDLCCSDDDCCIGGSCCETDCCADTMIDINHNNRCKILAKLIYRSQTACSMFDRSRAIHRIGTDFCCKNYPEVMCALMYAMHDCEAYVRVEAADEIGDQLRKSHCCCSCQLISVLKCALNDENWRVRREAAQALRLCGYSVPYRFGKYCVEGCLDGCTDGCCIDGCCDNCIDESCLQSCPISQENKYYKTTEIKIEKEDARVTPKVTTPPMPEKVEVKKEDNKPAPPSAEREKMKKGNYVPDEDSTSFIMPSIRQTVGMLY; encoded by the coding sequence ATGATCAAAATCATTCACGCAATCTCGGCACTCAGTTTACTGCTCGCCCTTTGCTCAACAACACAAGCGGGCTGGCCAAATTGGAAGTTCTGGCAGAAGTCATCGAAAGACTGCGTCGATGTCTGCATTGACGATAATTGCTCACCGACGTGCTGTGATATTCCTTGTTGTGACGAAATCGGCTGTTGCGACGAATTGAAACCAATCTCATTTTCTGGTCGATTGTTTAATCGCCCTGTTCATTGGTTATCTCGCGTATGTGGGAACGAATGCTGCGAAGTTGATTTGTGTTGCTCCGATGATGATTGCTGTATCGGTGGGAGTTGCTGCGAAACCGACTGCTGTGCCGACACGATGATCGATATCAATCACAATAATCGATGCAAAATTCTGGCAAAACTGATCTATCGTTCCCAGACCGCTTGTTCAATGTTTGATCGTAGCCGTGCCATTCATCGTATTGGTACAGACTTCTGCTGCAAAAATTATCCAGAAGTCATGTGTGCCTTGATGTACGCTATGCATGACTGCGAAGCCTACGTTCGCGTTGAAGCTGCAGACGAAATTGGGGATCAACTTCGGAAAAGTCACTGTTGTTGTTCATGTCAATTAATCAGTGTACTCAAATGTGCCTTGAACGATGAGAATTGGCGAGTCCGACGTGAAGCAGCCCAGGCATTGAGACTTTGCGGTTACTCAGTCCCATATCGCTTCGGTAAATACTGTGTTGAGGGATGTCTCGACGGTTGCACTGACGGATGCTGTATTGATGGCTGCTGCGATAATTGCATCGATGAAAGTTGCCTGCAGTCTTGTCCGATTTCTCAGGAAAACAAATACTATAAAACCACTGAGATAAAGATTGAGAAAGAGGACGCCCGGGTCACTCCCAAAGTAACCACTCCTCCAATGCCCGAAAAGGTGGAAGTAAAAAAAGAAGATAACAAACCCGCTCCCCCGTCAGCGGAACGGGAAAAAATGAAAAAAGGAAATTACGTCCCCGATGAAGACTCAACCAGTTTCATCATGCCCAGCATTCGACAGACTGTCGGCATGCTGTACTAA
- a CDS encoding HEAT repeat domain-containing protein, with amino-acid sequence MNHNELIERTMKTLERSHSANAMAALVHALQVDIPAIRDTAARMILRSGSSLGKIEIIKNIQKLSPDVVALLSSQNHDIAVPLRHCLLHGDSAVVLRALDTVESAQLYEEIPILLQLLRKATGETADRCEQVLSRLVDSLSENTAQAKNEKQIAYQQSCELAIQQFWTELSTHELSHRPHVIVESILILAHGDNAIARMLLKDSSNEIQAIAWDVLQESRHPGVLVFLTSALNVKYVSPKMLDIISTRQDIEFQLQMIRATPMRPSVHQERNYRQLNGLIWLQATEEFWKTMPPELHPQIVQLIQLMSFNAPIKKSFAHSIFLHAAIPARKAALEFQGLMKQEEYDACVLTALDSDDSETEAWGVTQVRDSNLTNKYRLLVNRLDSPHEEVVNQVRDILGRFDVQRAIEFCESAKPSIGPKLAELLLKINPLAIQELSRELANPVRSRRLRTAQAIHFMQLQKELSHALLELLLDNDSIIRRVVVEILADVPTRQILATLQSLHDDPSPRVREAAVAAIENIVQALSEEQSPDVDATVKERS; translated from the coding sequence ATGAATCATAATGAACTTATCGAACGAACGATGAAAACGCTGGAGCGTTCGCATTCTGCCAATGCGATGGCTGCTCTGGTTCATGCATTGCAGGTTGATATCCCTGCCATTCGCGATACTGCGGCTCGGATGATATTGAGAAGTGGAAGTTCACTCGGCAAAATTGAGATCATCAAAAATATCCAGAAATTATCGCCGGATGTCGTCGCGTTACTCAGTTCGCAAAATCATGATATCGCGGTTCCACTCAGGCACTGTCTCTTACATGGTGACAGCGCTGTCGTTCTGCGTGCTTTAGATACTGTTGAATCGGCTCAATTGTATGAGGAAATCCCCATTCTGTTGCAACTGCTTCGCAAAGCGACAGGGGAAACGGCTGATCGCTGCGAGCAAGTGCTCTCGCGACTGGTCGATTCGCTCAGCGAAAATACGGCACAGGCAAAAAATGAGAAACAGATTGCCTATCAGCAATCTTGCGAGTTAGCCATCCAACAGTTTTGGACAGAATTATCCACCCATGAACTCTCACATCGTCCGCATGTAATCGTGGAATCGATTTTGATTCTCGCTCATGGTGATAATGCCATCGCACGCATGTTACTCAAAGATTCTTCTAACGAAATCCAGGCGATCGCATGGGATGTTTTGCAAGAATCCCGACACCCAGGCGTACTGGTTTTTTTGACTTCGGCTTTGAATGTGAAGTATGTTTCACCGAAAATGCTGGATATCATCTCTACACGACAAGACATTGAATTCCAGCTCCAGATGATTCGTGCGACACCGATGCGCCCCTCTGTTCATCAGGAGCGAAATTATCGGCAACTCAATGGGTTGATTTGGTTACAGGCAACAGAGGAATTCTGGAAAACGATGCCTCCAGAACTCCATCCTCAGATCGTTCAACTGATCCAACTGATGTCATTCAACGCACCAATCAAAAAGTCATTTGCGCATAGTATCTTCCTCCATGCAGCCATTCCCGCCAGAAAGGCGGCTTTAGAATTTCAGGGGTTAATGAAGCAGGAAGAGTACGATGCCTGCGTTCTGACAGCTCTCGATTCCGATGATTCCGAAACCGAAGCCTGGGGAGTGACTCAAGTTCGCGATTCGAATCTGACCAACAAATATCGGCTGCTCGTCAATCGACTGGATAGTCCTCACGAAGAAGTCGTGAATCAGGTGCGGGACATCCTGGGGCGTTTCGATGTACAGCGTGCGATCGAGTTTTGTGAATCAGCCAAACCCTCTATCGGACCGAAACTGGCAGAGTTATTACTGAAAATTAATCCCCTTGCCATTCAGGAACTGAGCCGGGAACTGGCCAATCCCGTCCGGTCCCGCCGCCTGCGAACTGCTCAGGCGATTCATTTCATGCAACTTCAAAAGGAATTATCTCACGCACTACTGGAATTATTGCTCGATAACGATTCCATAATACGAAGAGTCGTTGTAGAAATCCTGGCTGATGTTCCGACCCGACAAATTCTGGCAACACTCCAATCTCTGCACGACGATCCCAGCCCACGTGTTCGGGAAGCGGCTGTGGCTGCCATCGAAAATATTGTTCAAGCACTCTCGGAAGAACAGTCTCCAGATGTCGACGCGACTGTAAAGGAACGCTCATAA
- a CDS encoding CBS domain-containing protein, producing the protein MNRMPGRLGTLVARDVMSTEVLVLPEETTLVDAVEMLKEHKHSGAPVVNSRGHLVGTFSLRNLTGVKRNQTGGENQKEVSGVESGIISAAALEKLMKTSAAQERVVDRMTENAPSVTENATLIDVARLMCDFHTHRIPVTNSRSVLTGIITTMDILAALVHTADELTE; encoded by the coding sequence ATGAACAGGATGCCAGGACGACTGGGAACATTGGTCGCCCGCGATGTGATGTCGACCGAAGTTCTCGTTCTTCCAGAAGAGACGACTCTGGTCGATGCCGTTGAGATGCTTAAAGAACATAAGCATTCTGGTGCTCCGGTCGTTAACAGCAGGGGACATCTGGTCGGCACGTTTTCATTGCGAAATTTAACCGGTGTCAAACGGAATCAAACCGGAGGGGAGAATCAGAAAGAGGTCTCTGGTGTCGAATCGGGTATCATCTCTGCAGCTGCTCTCGAAAAACTAATGAAAACCTCGGCTGCACAGGAACGAGTAGTCGATCGCATGACAGAAAATGCTCCTTCTGTTACCGAGAATGCCACATTAATCGATGTCGCTCGACTGATGTGCGACTTTCACACACACCGTATTCCCGTAACGAACTCGCGAAGTGTGCTGACGGGAATTATCACCACGATGGACATCCTGGCTGCCTTGGTCCATACGGCGGATGAGTTAACCGAGTGA
- a CDS encoding terpene cyclase/mutase family protein — translation MESGRPDARFAQTDFNSGSAPEFPVSVNRSEFFGGDQNDPSPLGKAISATAQFLKERQHAEGFWVAELEGDTILESEYILLLAYLGEENSESAKAAAAYIVEQQCSHDGWALFPNGPLEISASVKAYWALKITGHAPEAEYMQRAREAILAAGGAEKVNSFTRYYMALLGLISYHQCPAVPPELVLLPRWTRLSIYDMSAWSRTILMPLSLLWAYKPHRDLPEEQQIEELFIKSARKLPICNDVTEKVDDLSYRSRIPWAWMFRQFDRGYKLIERCGGPPLRNKSIRIAAGWILERLQNSDGLGAIFPPIVWSLVALKSLGFEDDSYEVVTTRQQLDALILQGKNAQGEKTVRLQPCKSPVWDTSIATLALAETGQADCKEAVAASSKWMRAQEIRSYGDWSITHRDVEPGGWCFEFNNEFYPDVDDTAMVLMALLKSLPDDLHADWLAELVPQSERSLEKRLSTIVSGKSEHWQSAMSDVSRLQPSLDAFRRGVQWLLAMQSKNGGWGAFDSNNDFELLTRVPFADHNAMIDPPTPDITARVLEALAMLGVNSQHEAIQKALTFLWEHQEEDGSWPGRWGVNYIYGTWQVVVGLIAVGISPEDARIQKSICWLKARQQANGGWGETPESYDRPELKGTGVETPSQTAWAILALVAAGESHSTAVSDAVRYLIETQQADGSWNETEFTGTGFPKVFYLRYHYYRIYFPLLALARYRQAARITTPS, via the coding sequence ATGGAGTCAGGACGACCAGATGCACGCTTTGCACAGACCGATTTTAACTCAGGTTCCGCTCCCGAATTTCCTGTCAGTGTCAATCGTTCTGAATTCTTCGGGGGCGATCAAAATGATCCAAGCCCTTTGGGCAAAGCGATTTCTGCGACGGCTCAGTTTCTGAAAGAGCGACAGCACGCCGAAGGATTCTGGGTAGCCGAGTTGGAAGGGGATACGATTCTCGAGTCGGAGTACATTCTCCTGCTGGCTTATTTAGGCGAAGAAAACTCAGAGTCTGCCAAAGCCGCAGCCGCGTATATTGTGGAGCAGCAATGTTCGCATGATGGCTGGGCGTTGTTTCCAAATGGGCCATTGGAAATCAGTGCATCAGTCAAAGCGTACTGGGCATTGAAAATTACCGGGCATGCTCCCGAAGCCGAATACATGCAGCGTGCTCGCGAGGCAATTCTGGCAGCGGGCGGGGCGGAGAAGGTCAACAGTTTTACGCGATATTATATGGCTCTACTCGGTTTGATCAGCTATCACCAGTGCCCGGCTGTGCCGCCTGAACTGGTGCTTTTGCCTCGCTGGACCCGGCTGTCCATTTACGATATGTCGGCCTGGTCGCGAACGATTTTAATGCCCCTGAGTTTGCTGTGGGCCTACAAGCCCCATCGGGATTTGCCGGAAGAGCAGCAGATTGAAGAACTGTTCATCAAGTCGGCCCGCAAGCTTCCCATCTGTAATGATGTGACGGAGAAAGTCGACGATCTTTCTTACCGCTCGCGGATTCCGTGGGCGTGGATGTTTCGTCAATTTGATCGTGGTTACAAACTGATTGAACGATGTGGCGGACCACCGCTGCGAAATAAATCGATTCGAATCGCGGCTGGCTGGATTCTGGAGCGATTGCAGAACAGCGATGGACTCGGAGCGATTTTTCCGCCGATTGTCTGGTCGCTGGTCGCTCTGAAATCGCTGGGATTCGAAGACGATTCCTATGAAGTTGTCACAACGCGGCAACAACTGGATGCTCTGATTCTCCAGGGCAAAAATGCTCAGGGAGAAAAGACGGTTCGATTGCAGCCTTGCAAATCTCCCGTGTGGGATACCTCGATTGCGACATTGGCATTGGCAGAAACTGGTCAGGCTGATTGTAAAGAAGCAGTCGCGGCTAGTTCGAAGTGGATGCGGGCTCAGGAAATCCGTTCTTATGGCGACTGGAGTATTACGCATCGCGATGTGGAGCCGGGGGGGTGGTGCTTTGAATTCAACAACGAGTTTTATCCCGATGTCGATGATACCGCGATGGTTTTGATGGCACTTTTAAAAAGCTTGCCCGATGATTTACATGCCGACTGGCTGGCGGAATTGGTTCCTCAGTCGGAGCGGAGTCTGGAAAAACGACTTTCAACTATAGTGTCTGGAAAGTCTGAGCACTGGCAATCGGCAATGAGTGATGTCTCTCGTCTGCAGCCGAGTCTGGATGCGTTTCGCCGCGGAGTGCAGTGGTTACTGGCGATGCAATCAAAAAACGGGGGATGGGGAGCGTTCGATTCCAATAATGATTTTGAACTGTTAACCCGCGTTCCCTTTGCCGATCATAATGCGATGATCGATCCGCCCACGCCCGATATTACCGCTCGTGTTCTGGAAGCACTGGCGATGTTAGGTGTGAATTCCCAGCACGAGGCGATTCAAAAGGCGTTGACTTTTTTGTGGGAACATCAGGAAGAGGACGGAAGCTGGCCCGGGCGATGGGGAGTGAATTACATATATGGGACCTGGCAGGTTGTTGTCGGTTTGATTGCTGTTGGGATCTCTCCTGAAGATGCCCGCATCCAGAAGTCAATTTGCTGGCTGAAAGCTCGTCAACAAGCTAATGGCGGCTGGGGCGAGACCCCTGAATCTTATGACAGGCCAGAATTAAAAGGGACAGGGGTCGAGACACCTTCACAAACAGCCTGGGCAATTCTGGCTCTGGTTGCTGCTGGGGAATCGCATTCGACGGCTGTTTCCGATGCTGTCCGTTATTTGATCGAGACTCAACAAGCCGACGGGTCGTGGAATGAGACTGAATTTACCGGGACAGGATTTCCCAAGGTGTTCTATCTGCGTTACCATTATTACAGGATTTATTTTCCACTGTTGGCATTGGCGAGATATCGTCAAGCGGCTCGCATAACGACACCGTCTTGA
- the ftsH gene encoding ATP-dependent zinc metalloprotease FtsH, whose translation MSKPPYGSNENPEPPEEGSSRKKEKKPSSVSFWLLLIGGVLLAAVFTYITNDTQVKKIKLSEFERKLDSGEFNKDNVHELVFGITSVTFQNLSKADAAALGKNQAASVDDSKPAADVPDEDGTSETESEESAKDDAKTADTKSLLKYRINIVGIPSETLAGVKETLKANEIDYDGSSPPAQIESLLYLLFLVLFILFFIMMFRRMGGAGGAMSFGRTRGKLVSQDDVKTTFGDVAGIDEAVSELREVVEFLKTPAKYQALGGRIPRGVLLVGPPGTGKTLLARAVAGEAGVPFYGLSGSDFVEMFVGVGAARVRDTFQQAIQRSPSIIFIDELDALGKTRGSGMPGGHDEREQTLNALLVEMDGFSNETSVIVMGATNRPETLDPALMRPGRFDRHVLVDKPDYKGREQILKVHASRIKMGEDVNLGRLAKLTPGFSGADLANLANEAALLAARNDKKHVTMAEFEEAIERVVAGLEKSTRIIGDEERTRVAYHECGHALVACCLPKTDPVHKISIIPRGFGALGYILQRPTDDRYLVTKSELENRICVMLGGLASERVIYSEQSTGAQNDLERASDMSRRMVTEFGMSAKMGTVNYSTARRSPFLAGSGSSVDYEHSQDTLREIDQEVKSIIDTCLAEVTGMLETHKDILEHMTRDLIEMEVMDSKHLESILNQYENGPKIPSSAHTDPAINHGQEMALEHQEKEESEETPSDTEKPDKTQE comes from the coding sequence ATGAGTAAACCACCATACGGATCCAATGAGAATCCAGAACCGCCTGAGGAAGGGTCTTCGCGTAAGAAAGAGAAAAAGCCATCCAGTGTTTCCTTCTGGTTGCTGCTGATCGGCGGTGTGCTCCTCGCTGCTGTGTTCACTTATATTACAAATGATACTCAGGTTAAGAAGATCAAGCTCAGCGAATTTGAACGCAAGCTCGATTCCGGCGAGTTCAATAAAGACAATGTCCACGAACTGGTTTTTGGCATAACATCGGTCACGTTTCAGAATCTTTCCAAAGCAGATGCTGCTGCTCTGGGAAAAAATCAGGCTGCCAGTGTAGATGATTCTAAGCCTGCTGCAGATGTTCCAGATGAAGACGGAACCAGTGAAACAGAATCTGAAGAATCAGCCAAAGATGATGCCAAAACGGCTGACACAAAAAGCCTGCTGAAATATCGAATTAATATCGTCGGGATTCCTTCTGAAACGCTCGCGGGTGTGAAAGAAACGCTCAAAGCCAACGAAATCGATTACGATGGTTCCTCGCCGCCGGCTCAAATCGAATCGCTATTGTATTTGCTTTTCCTCGTCTTATTCATCCTGTTCTTCATCATGATGTTTCGTCGCATGGGCGGAGCTGGTGGAGCGATGTCGTTCGGTAGAACTCGCGGCAAACTTGTTTCGCAGGACGATGTCAAAACAACATTCGGCGATGTGGCAGGAATTGATGAAGCGGTGAGTGAACTGCGGGAAGTCGTCGAATTTCTGAAAACGCCGGCCAAATACCAAGCCTTAGGCGGTCGTATTCCCCGCGGAGTTTTACTTGTCGGCCCTCCGGGAACTGGAAAAACATTGCTTGCTCGAGCGGTAGCCGGGGAAGCGGGAGTTCCGTTTTACGGACTCTCCGGTTCTGACTTCGTCGAGATGTTCGTCGGCGTAGGTGCGGCTCGCGTTCGCGATACTTTCCAGCAGGCGATTCAACGTTCACCCAGCATTATCTTTATCGATGAACTCGATGCACTCGGTAAAACTCGCGGCAGCGGAATGCCGGGCGGACACGATGAGCGTGAACAAACTCTCAACGCATTGCTTGTTGAAATGGACGGGTTTTCGAATGAAACCTCAGTCATCGTCATGGGAGCCACAAACCGTCCGGAAACTCTCGACCCTGCCTTAATGCGTCCCGGTCGATTCGATCGGCATGTGTTGGTGGACAAGCCAGACTACAAAGGTCGCGAGCAGATTCTGAAAGTTCACGCCTCACGCATCAAAATGGGAGAAGATGTCAATCTGGGCCGGCTCGCGAAACTGACTCCCGGCTTTTCCGGTGCAGATCTGGCCAACCTGGCCAACGAAGCCGCTTTGCTGGCCGCTCGTAACGATAAGAAACATGTGACGATGGCGGAATTCGAAGAAGCAATCGAACGTGTGGTCGCTGGTCTCGAAAAAAGCACGCGAATTATTGGTGATGAGGAACGGACACGGGTTGCGTACCACGAATGCGGACACGCGCTGGTCGCCTGCTGTCTACCAAAGACCGATCCAGTTCACAAAATCTCAATTATCCCGCGCGGATTTGGTGCGCTGGGATATATCCTGCAGAGACCGACCGATGATCGTTATCTGGTCACAAAATCCGAACTGGAAAATCGGATCTGCGTGATGTTGGGCGGTCTGGCATCTGAACGTGTAATTTACAGTGAACAGTCAACAGGCGCGCAAAATGACCTCGAAAGAGCTTCCGATATGTCACGACGTATGGTGACAGAATTCGGCATGAGCGCGAAAATGGGAACGGTCAATTATTCCACGGCCAGGCGTTCTCCGTTTTTAGCAGGCAGTGGAAGCAGTGTCGATTACGAACATTCTCAGGACACCCTTCGTGAGATCGATCAGGAAGTCAAATCGATTATCGATACCTGCCTGGCAGAAGTGACTGGTATGTTGGAAACGCACAAGGACATTCTGGAACATATGACACGAGACCTGATTGAAATGGAAGTCATGGACTCTAAGCATCTCGAATCCATACTCAATCAATATGAAAATGGCCCAAAAATCCCCTCCAGCGCTCATACCGACCCGGCAATCAATCATGGGCAAGAAATGGCGCTGGAGCATCAAGAAAAAGAAGAGTCAGAAGAAACGCCTTCAGATACCGAGAAGCCGGACAAAACTCAGGAATAA
- a CDS encoding PQQ-binding-like beta-propeller repeat protein — protein sequence MNQLLSLSLTAMVAISLIDASAMAEDWPRWRGANNDDKSGETNLDWSWDDDGPELVFNAEGFGRGYASVSIVDGILYTTGNVDGGEGDGQAVIAADASTGSIMWTTFLTEGNPEHSYPGSRCTPTYDNGKLYVVASSGKIACLDANTGKKVWEKDFKSEWNGKMMSGWGYSESPLVDGDHVLCTPGGDEAMIVCLNKKDGSEVWRSAVPEFTEPELEKTEGKDGAGYSSIVVSNGAGVKQYVQLIGRGVVGVRASDGKFLWGYNQVANEVANIPTSIAQGDYVFATSSYGGGGSVLLHLKKDGDGVSADPVYWLEKRTFNNHHGGMVLQDGYLFGGHNQNQGFPTCLKFDTGEIVWGGDGLRGEGKGSAAILYVDGKIIFRYQDGLVAIIEATPTDYKVVNTFVPVYQEDKSWAHPVVVDGKLYLREQDRLMCYQLKK from the coding sequence ATGAATCAACTCCTCAGTCTTTCACTGACTGCAATGGTTGCCATCAGTCTGATCGATGCTTCCGCAATGGCAGAAGATTGGCCACGCTGGAGAGGGGCTAACAACGATGACAAATCTGGGGAAACTAATCTCGACTGGAGCTGGGACGATGATGGCCCTGAATTGGTTTTTAATGCGGAAGGTTTCGGGCGTGGTTACGCCAGTGTCTCGATTGTCGATGGGATACTTTACACAACCGGGAATGTGGATGGTGGCGAAGGAGATGGACAAGCTGTCATCGCAGCCGATGCCTCAACAGGATCAATCATGTGGACAACCTTTCTGACCGAAGGAAATCCAGAACACAGTTATCCCGGTTCCCGCTGCACTCCAACTTACGACAATGGCAAACTGTATGTTGTGGCTTCTTCTGGAAAAATTGCCTGTCTGGATGCCAATACCGGTAAGAAAGTCTGGGAAAAAGACTTTAAATCAGAATGGAACGGCAAGATGATGTCCGGCTGGGGATATTCAGAATCTCCATTGGTCGATGGTGATCATGTCCTTTGCACTCCCGGTGGTGACGAAGCGATGATTGTCTGTCTGAACAAAAAAGACGGCTCCGAAGTCTGGCGATCCGCTGTCCCTGAATTTACGGAACCAGAGTTGGAAAAAACCGAAGGGAAAGATGGAGCTGGCTATTCTTCAATTGTTGTTTCTAACGGAGCGGGCGTCAAACAATACGTGCAGTTGATCGGGCGGGGCGTTGTTGGAGTTCGGGCTTCAGACGGTAAATTTCTCTGGGGTTACAATCAGGTCGCAAACGAGGTTGCCAACATTCCGACTTCAATTGCTCAAGGTGACTACGTGTTTGCCACCTCAAGTTACGGTGGTGGTGGTTCTGTATTGCTCCACTTGAAAAAGGATGGAGACGGCGTGTCAGCGGATCCTGTCTACTGGCTTGAAAAACGGACATTCAACAATCATCACGGAGGAATGGTTTTGCAGGATGGTTATTTATTCGGCGGCCACAATCAAAACCAGGGCTTCCCAACCTGCCTGAAGTTCGATACGGGAGAAATCGTCTGGGGTGGCGATGGGCTTCGCGGAGAAGGCAAAGGCTCAGCGGCTATTCTGTATGTTGATGGCAAAATCATTTTTCGCTATCAGGATGGTCTTGTGGCCATCATCGAAGCGACTCCCACTGACTACAAAGTGGTCAATACGTTTGTGCCGGTTTATCAGGAAGATAAAAGCTGGGCGCATCCCGTGGTTGTCGATGGCAAACTTTATCTGCGTGAGCAGGATCGCCTGATGTGCTATCAGCTCAAGAAGTAA
- the rpe gene encoding ribulose-phosphate 3-epimerase — protein sequence MKSLLGKRPLIAPSMLKCDFANLHTDIARLEAANAPLLHMDVMDGHFVPNLSYGALVIEKIRKCTDLPFDAHLMISDPEKYYQDYVNAGCDAITIHIEAVPEPGELLEKIRASGCSPGLVLNPDTPVEAIKPWISACDLVLVMSVNPGFGGQKFMPVALDKLSAIKELLRDDQFLSIDGGVALDTIGECAQHGANLFVCGSSIFDKDDYSEAVSGLLAEINIKTR from the coding sequence ATGAAATCTCTGCTGGGTAAGCGTCCTTTAATTGCCCCTTCAATGCTGAAGTGTGATTTTGCCAATTTGCATACAGATATCGCTCGGCTCGAAGCAGCGAATGCCCCCCTGCTCCACATGGATGTGATGGATGGACATTTCGTTCCGAATCTCTCCTATGGAGCACTCGTCATTGAGAAGATTCGCAAATGTACCGACTTACCATTCGATGCTCATCTGATGATCAGCGATCCTGAAAAATACTATCAGGACTATGTAAACGCCGGATGCGATGCAATCACCATTCACATCGAAGCCGTTCCTGAACCGGGAGAATTGCTGGAAAAAATTCGAGCGTCAGGGTGTTCTCCGGGCCTCGTTCTAAACCCCGATACACCTGTCGAGGCAATCAAGCCTTGGATCTCAGCCTGTGATCTGGTGCTCGTGATGAGCGTAAATCCGGGTTTTGGGGGACAGAAATTCATGCCAGTAGCATTAGATAAACTCTCTGCCATCAAAGAGTTACTGCGAGACGATCAGTTTCTCTCTATTGACGGTGGCGTCGCATTGGACACAATAGGGGAATGTGCACAGCATGGGGCAAATTTATTCGTCTGTGGAAGTTCGATCTTCGATAAGGACGATTATTCTGAGGCGGTTTCGGGTTTATTAGCTGAAATCAATATCAAAACTCGATAG